The Actinobacillus succinogenes 130Z region TCACGCCAACCGGATCGGCGATTTCGGTGATACCGGTAACGTCATCGTCACTGATTATACCGGCGGTTTTCCAGTGACGCATTTTATTTACCACGTGTTCGCAGGCAAACAGGTTTTTAGTCGCTTTGTCTTCAAACACGCCGCGTCCTGTTTCCTCTAATGCGTGTAATGCTAATGTGCCGTGTTGGTCCAGCGCCGCAACCGATGCTTTAGCGACGATGTAATCCACCTGTTCCTGATTGAGTCCCCTGAATTTTTCCAGTGCGACCAAACCTTTCTCTACCAGCGAATTGACTTCCGTCTGTGCCGGACCGACTGCATTTTCAACAGTGTTATTCATAATGATTTCTCCTAAAGTTGTTAAATTTTTAAATCTGAAACTGCGGAGAATTGTACTTCTTTAGAGGTATATCAAGACAGTGTTTTTTGCTAAAAACGTGATCTAGATCACAAAAAATGCTTTTTAAATGAAAGGTTATCTTTCAAAGTAAAATATTTTAATTTATTTTATCTGTGTATAAATACAGAAAAGTGCGGTCAAAATTTTCATGATTTTTTGACCGCACTTGACTGTGTTAAGTGGTGTTACTCTTTATTTATGTTGTAAAAATTCTACCGCCGTATCGGGGAAATCGGTGAATATACCGGTAGCGCCCGCTTTGTTCAGCAATGCGTCGTACATTTGGTTTACATCGGTAAAGAATGCCGGTAAGGCGTCTTTACGTACCGTGTACGGATGCAGTTCCATACGGTATTTCTTCAGTTCGTTAACCAGCGGCGTATATACGATGCTGCCCGGTTTGGATTGCTTTTCGTCCACCAGCATATACCAGCCCGGACCGACACCGTCGGCATATTTTGCCACTTCCGCCATGGCGCCGTCTTTAAACATCCAGTCGTAATCGTAGTTCACCCATTTACCGTCGGTGTTTTTTTCTTCCGTCTCATGCCAGTCGGTGTAGGCGATAAGCTGTACCAATTTCACATCCATGCCCATTTGCGGCAAGAGTTCGGTTTTAATCCGTTTAAGCTCGTTGAAATCAAAAGTTTGCAGATAAACGGGATCGGATTTTTGGGTGTAACCGTATTTTTTCAGCACCTGAAGCACGGCTTGGCTGATATCTTTACCTTCTTTGCGGTGTAACCACGGCGCTTTAATTTCAGGATAAATGCCGATTTTTTTGCCGCTGGATTTTTCCAATCCTTGAATGAATTCCAGTTCCTCTTCGAAGGTGTGAATACGGAAATGAGATTGCCACAACGGGAAGCGGTTCGGATATACCTGTACCTGTTTACCGTTTTCGGTTTTGAAATTTTCCGTCATTGCAAGGCTTTGAATTTCTTTCAGGGTAAAGTCGATGACGTAATAGCGTCCGTCGGTACGTTTGCGGTTCGGGAATTTTTTCGCCACATCCGTTAATTCGTCAAGAAAGTGATCGTGAATCACAATCAGACGGTTGTCTTTGGTCATGGCTAAATCCTGTTCCAGATAATCGGCTTTTTGCCCGAATGCCAGGGCTTTGCTTTCCAGCGTGTGTTCCGGCAAATAACCGCTTGCCCCGCGGTGAGCGATGACGATTTTATTTTGCTCCGTTACCGCTTGTCGCGATACGGACGATTGAGAAGAACAGGCCGTTAAGGCGGCCATGGCGACGACTGCGGCTAATATTTTCAGTTTCATAAAACCTCCCTTTCGGTTTTGCAGATAGGCACGTAAAGTGCGGTGGAAAAACGCCATGTTTTTCAGGACTGAGAAAACGGAGCGTCCGAAAAATGAAAAAGGAAGAACCGACGCTCTTCCTTTCAGGGTTAAGTATTATTTACCGTAATGGTCGCCTAATTGAGCTTTATGTTTGCTTTCGGCAAGCATGACGATAAACATTAGCAGAACAGCCGATAAACCGCCGGCAATCATAACGTAGAAGCCACCGTCCCAACCGAATTTGTCTGCGGCCCAACCGACCACAGCCGAAGCGGAAACCGTTCCGCCCAAGTAGCCGAATAAACCGGTAAAACCGGCGGCAGTACCCGCCGCTTTTTTCGGCGCAAGTTCAAGAGCGTGTAAACCGATTAACATAACCGGACCGTAAATCAAGAAACCGACAGTCGTCATTAAGATGAAATCGGTTAACTGGTACGGATTTTCATAGAACGGACGACCGGCATATTGTGCTAATTCCGCTTCCGGAGTTGCCGGATTTTTCCATAAAGCGAATACGGCAATGGTAGTTAAAATCATAAATACAAAGCCGGTTATACCACGTTTGCCTTTGAATATTTTATCGGAGACCCAACCGCATAATAATGTACCCGGAATTGCCGCCAGTTCATAAATGGTATATGCCCAGGCAGTCCCTTTTATGTTGAAGTGTTTTACTTCGCCCAGATATACCGGCGACCATTTTAATACGCCGTAACGGATTAAATACACAAATACGTTGGCAATTGCGATATACCACAGTAATTTATTTTTCAGTACGTAGTTCACGAAGATTTCTTTCGTACTTAAATCTTTTTCTGCGGTTTTTTCATCATAATCGTCCGGATAATCGTTTCGCCATTTTTCGATCGGCGGTAAACCACAGGATTGCGGTGTGTCTTTCATCACGAAGTAAATAGGAACGGCGGCAATCATAGCGGCAACACCGGGATAATATAACGCCTGTTGCCATACGTCTTTCGCCGTAGCCTGAACGCCGTATTCGCTGAAGTAAACGGCGCTGGCTAATAATACCATCATACCCGGCACCATTCCCCCTAAATTATGGGCGCAATTCCAGATTGAAACGATGGTTCCCCGTTCCGATTTAGACCACCAGTGAACCATTGTACGACCGCATGGCGGCCACCCCATTCCCTGAAACCAGCCGTTCAGGAAAATTAGTGTGAACATAATAGCGATACCGGAGGTCGCCCAAGGCATTAATCCCATTAATGTCATACACAAACCCGAAAGTAACAAACCGAACGGTAAGAATACTTTCGGATTCGAACGATCGGACATCCCTGCCATGATGAATTTCGACAAACCGTACGCCAAACCGGCACCGGTACCGATGATGCCCAATTCGGTTTTAGTGTACATGCCGGCTTCAATTAACCCTTTTTGCGCTAAATCGAAATTTGCACGAACAAAGTAGAACGCTGCATAACCGAAGAAAATTCCTGCGAAAACCTGCCATCGTAAGCGTTTATACGTTGAATCGATCTTATCCGCCGGAAGCTCCGCAATGTGCGGTGCCGGCTTAAATGGACCAAACATAGTAATCCTCCACTAATAAAAAACAAACGGGTTGTTTGCGCAATAAAGATACTCTAAACGGATAAAAGAACAAAATAATTTATGTCAATTTTGTGAATTTGATCACGTAAATATTGCGTTTTCACTCATTTTTTACGCGAAAAAGAAAGTGCGGCTAAAAATTCGTTTGAATTTTGACCGCACTTTCTTGGATATTAATGTAAAATACCTTAGTGTAAGGATTGGATATAAAAATCGTGAATCCCCACTAAAATATTATTTACCGCAACCGCCGCCAGAATTAATCCCATAACCCGGCTAATAACGGCGGCTCCCGTATTTCCGATAAGCTTTTGAATACGATTCGCGATTAAAAATAATACATAAGTAATGCCGAGTACCGACAGCATAATCAGCGCCGTGATAAGCTGATCGGTAAAACTGAAGCGGTGGTTATCCGTTAACATCACAATTGCCATCATGGCGCCCGGTGAGGCTATCGACGGCACGGCAAGCGGGTAGACCGCCAATTCGGATAAATTGGTATGCATTTTTATTTCGTGTTCAGGCTTGCCTTCGCCAAAAATCATGGTGAGTGCAAAAATAAATAAAACCAAACCGCCGGCAATCTGAAAAGCGGAAAGGGGAATTTGCATGAGTTCGAATAATACCTGCACGACAAGTAGGAAAAATAATAAAATACCGCTTGCAATTAAAACGGATTTAAGCGCAACATGATGCCGCTCTTCGGCCGATAGCCTTGCGGTTTTGGTCAGATAAACGGGAATGGATCCGATCGGGTCGATTACCGCCCATAACACAACAAACTGTACAAGCAACGAATCAAACATAATAAGCCTCTAAAAAAACAGGAGAATAATCAGGGGCGTTTATTTTTTTATAAACGGTTACGGCGAAGTTTATTTTCGTCGAACCAAGGTGAAAAAACGCCGTTTGGTCATTCTAAACAAATGAGCTCAATTTAACACAATTTTATGATTTTATTTTCGAATTTATCGCTCAAACGCGGGCAAAATTTATTATTGGAAAATGCCAACGCCACCATTAGTCCGAAACAAAAGGTCGGATTAGTGGGCAAAAACGGGTGTGGTAAATCTTCGCTTTTTTCTTTGTTAAAAAAAGAAAGCCAGCCTGAAGGTGGGGAAATCGGTTATCCCGCCGGTTGGGCGGTTTCTTGGGTGAATCAGGAAACGCCGGCATTAGACATTTCTGCGTTGGATTATGTGATTGAGGGGGATCGTACTTATACCCGGTTACAAAAAAAGCTGGCGCAGGCGAACGAATATAATGACGGTAACGCCATCGCCCGTATTCACGGACAACTCGATGTTATCGACGCTTGGTCGATTCAATCCCGTGCCGCCGCATTGTTGCACGGCTTAGGTTTTTCACAGGATGAACTGAACCGTTCGGTGAAATCCTTTTCGGGCGGTTGGCGAATGCGTTTGAATCTGGCACAGGCATTACTTTGTCCGTCCGACTTATTACTGCTGGACGAACCCACCAACCATTTGGATTTAGATGCGGTAATTTGGCTTGAACGCTGGCTGACGCAATATCAAGGTACATTGATACTGATTTCCCATGATCGTGATTTTCTGGATCCGATTGTCAATAAAATCATTCACATTGAAAACCAAAAGCTTAACGAATATACCGGCGATTATTCGAGTTTCGAGTTGCAGCGTGCGGAAAAACTGTCGCAACAGACCGCACTTTTCCGTCAACAGCAGGATAAAATTGCGCATTTGCAAAAATATATCGATCGTTTTAAAGCTAAAGCCAGTAAAGCGAAACAGGCGCAAAGCCGCATAAAAGCCTTGGAACGTATGGAATTGATTGCGCCCGCTCATGCGGATAATCCCTTTACCTTTGCATTTCGTGAACCGCTTTCATTGCCGAATCCGTTGATTATGATCGACAAAGCGTCCGCCGGTTACGGTGAAGGCGATCGAGCGGTGGAAATTTTGAGTAAAATCAAATTAAATCTGGTACCCGGTTCGCGTATTGGCTTGCTTGGTAAAAACGGAGCGGGTAAGTCCACTTTGATTAAACTTCTGGCGGGCGAGCTGACCGCACTTTCCGGCACGGTACAACAGGCAAAAGGCGTACGGTTGGGTTATTTCGCCCAACATCAGCTCGATACGCTAAGGGCCGACGAAAGTGCGCTTTGGCATTTACAAAAACTGGCGCCGCAACAAACGGAGCAGGCGTTACGCGACTATCTCGGCAGTTTTGCTTTTCACGGCGATAAAGTGAAGGAGCCCGTAAAGCAATTTTCCGGCGGAGAAAAAGCGCGTTTGGTTCTTGCTTTAATTGTGTGGCAACGTCCGAATTTACTGCTATTGGACGAACCGACCAACCATCTGGATTTGGATATGCGCCAGGCCTTAACGGAGGCGTTGGTGGATTATCGGGGATCATTGATTGTCGTGTCCCATGATCGCCATTTGTTGCGTAATACGGCGGAAGAATTTTATCTGGTTCACGATAAGCGAGTGGAAGAATTCAAAGGAGATTTGGAGGATTACGCCAAATGGTTGAACGAGGTGAACAGCCAACAACGCAATGAACAAAAAAGTGCGGTCAAAAACAGCGACGTTTTTAAACAATCCGCGAATGAAAATTCCAGTGCCAATCGTAAGGAACAAAAACGTCGTGAAGCGGAATTACGTCAACAAACGGCACCGCTTCGTAAGCAACTTACCGAGTTTGAAGCGAAAATGGATAAGCTGAGCGCACAGCTTGCCGACATTGAAACTCAACTGGCGGATAGCGAACTTTATCTCGCTGAAAATAAAGAAAAACTGACCGCACTTTTGGCGCAACAGGTACAAACTAAGAAAGCCTTAGAAGAAGCGGAAATGAATTGGCTGGTGACGCAGGAAAAATTGGAAAGTCTGCTTGCGATTGAATAACGGAACGGTTTGATTAAGGTATTTTATGAATCTCCGGATGCCGCTCAGTCTTGTG contains the following coding sequences:
- the glpQ gene encoding glycerophosphodiester phosphodiesterase → MKLKILAAVVAMAALTACSSQSSVSRQAVTEQNKIVIAHRGASGYLPEHTLESKALAFGQKADYLEQDLAMTKDNRLIVIHDHFLDELTDVAKKFPNRKRTDGRYYVIDFTLKEIQSLAMTENFKTENGKQVQVYPNRFPLWQSHFRIHTFEEELEFIQGLEKSSGKKIGIYPEIKAPWLHRKEGKDISQAVLQVLKKYGYTQKSDPVYLQTFDFNELKRIKTELLPQMGMDVKLVQLIAYTDWHETEEKNTDGKWVNYDYDWMFKDGAMAEVAKYADGVGPGWYMLVDEKQSKPGSIVYTPLVNELKKYRMELHPYTVRKDALPAFFTDVNQMYDALLNKAGATGIFTDFPDTAVEFLQHK
- the glpT gene encoding glycerol-3-phosphate transporter, which translates into the protein MFGPFKPAPHIAELPADKIDSTYKRLRWQVFAGIFFGYAAFYFVRANFDLAQKGLIEAGMYTKTELGIIGTGAGLAYGLSKFIMAGMSDRSNPKVFLPFGLLLSGLCMTLMGLMPWATSGIAIMFTLIFLNGWFQGMGWPPCGRTMVHWWSKSERGTIVSIWNCAHNLGGMVPGMMVLLASAVYFSEYGVQATAKDVWQQALYYPGVAAMIAAVPIYFVMKDTPQSCGLPPIEKWRNDYPDDYDEKTAEKDLSTKEIFVNYVLKNKLLWYIAIANVFVYLIRYGVLKWSPVYLGEVKHFNIKGTAWAYTIYELAAIPGTLLCGWVSDKIFKGKRGITGFVFMILTTIAVFALWKNPATPEAELAQYAGRPFYENPYQLTDFILMTTVGFLIYGPVMLIGLHALELAPKKAAGTAAGFTGLFGYLGGTVSASAVVGWAADKFGWDGGFYVMIAGGLSAVLLMFIVMLAESKHKAQLGDHYGK
- a CDS encoding MarC family protein; translation: MFDSLLVQFVVLWAVIDPIGSIPVYLTKTARLSAEERHHVALKSVLIASGILLFFLLVVQVLFELMQIPLSAFQIAGGLVLFIFALTMIFGEGKPEHEIKMHTNLSELAVYPLAVPSIASPGAMMAIVMLTDNHRFSFTDQLITALIMLSVLGITYVLFLIANRIQKLIGNTGAAVISRVMGLILAAVAVNNILVGIHDFYIQSLH
- a CDS encoding ABC transporter ATP-binding protein, encoding MILFSNLSLKRGQNLLLENANATISPKQKVGLVGKNGCGKSSLFSLLKKESQPEGGEIGYPAGWAVSWVNQETPALDISALDYVIEGDRTYTRLQKKLAQANEYNDGNAIARIHGQLDVIDAWSIQSRAAALLHGLGFSQDELNRSVKSFSGGWRMRLNLAQALLCPSDLLLLDEPTNHLDLDAVIWLERWLTQYQGTLILISHDRDFLDPIVNKIIHIENQKLNEYTGDYSSFELQRAEKLSQQTALFRQQQDKIAHLQKYIDRFKAKASKAKQAQSRIKALERMELIAPAHADNPFTFAFREPLSLPNPLIMIDKASAGYGEGDRAVEILSKIKLNLVPGSRIGLLGKNGAGKSTLIKLLAGELTALSGTVQQAKGVRLGYFAQHQLDTLRADESALWHLQKLAPQQTEQALRDYLGSFAFHGDKVKEPVKQFSGGEKARLVLALIVWQRPNLLLLDEPTNHLDLDMRQALTEALVDYRGSLIVVSHDRHLLRNTAEEFYLVHDKRVEEFKGDLEDYAKWLNEVNSQQRNEQKSAVKNSDVFKQSANENSSANRKEQKRREAELRQQTAPLRKQLTEFEAKMDKLSAQLADIETQLADSELYLAENKEKLTALLAQQVQTKKALEEAEMNWLVTQEKLESLLAIE